The sequence ACAGCCAATACGGTAAGCGTCTGCCTCACAGCAATGATTTGCTGCGCGCTGTGGGGCAGCGCTTTTCCATGTATCAAGATCGGATACCAGCTGTTTCAGATAGAAGGAAATGATGTCTCCAGCCAGCTTTTATTCGCGGGATACCGTTTTACC is a genomic window of Anaerotignum faecicola containing:
- a CDS encoding EamA/RhaT family transporter; this encodes MRIETANTVSVCLTAMICCALWGSAFPCIKIGYQLFQIEGNDVSSQLLFAGYRFT